One Cucumis melo cultivar AY chromosome 8, USDA_Cmelo_AY_1.0, whole genome shotgun sequence genomic window, CTTCTATAACCGTAGACGTCACAGCCACCAATGCCGGTTGTGTAATGGCCTCGGCCAGAATTGGCTGAGATGCCTCCACCTGCGTTGACACCGAAGCCTTAGGGTGTGTCAAGGTGGCggcttttattttgttttgagaTCTGAGAACAGTCTGTGGCGCGAAGACGGACGATGGCTTGCGAAGAGTCGGAGGCGCCATCTTTGTGCTGCTCGACCAGACGGTAGAATTGGTGGGCTTATCTTCCTCCGCCGAAGAGGGCGGTGGAAGGTCCCCGTACAATCCACCAAGCATATTCGTACGCCTAGCTTTTGTCTTCTCTCCTTGAAATATCTAGAACATCGGAAATTTCAAGATGGGAACGGAGTCGAAGAAGGAATTTTCCAGTTACGGTGGTCGGCAAAATTTgataaatttgcaaattcttcgaGTACTCAAAATTTAGGGATTTGAGTGACAGTGATGAAGTAGGAAAATAGGGTTTTCCCAGCAAAATACGGATGGTGACGGATTGGTAAACAGtgtgaaaacggaaaaagtgtATAAAATAGCCTAAATCTATAAATTAACCGAGAAAGACGAATTAACAAACATATGGTTAAGTATTAGAGAAACTGGAATAGtacacatttttctttttaccaaatatcagttttctttttgttagtTCGTCTACCGTTGCCGTATATCGTTTTATGCTACAAACtcttgattttgatatctatttgaaattaataatttagacTTAAAACTAATAACTTGTTTATTTGCATAATTTCTGATTTAATTCTACATTCTTTAGTAAGGTTTTGAATTTGAGTTTCGTTGGACTTAAATAAATAGTTTGTTCATCATAATTAAAAGTTAGGTGGTAGGTTTGATTTGTATACTTCTTTTACAATACGTGAAGCGAACGATTGAATGTCTAACATTGATATTGATAATACATACTCTATAGTTTCATTGAGTTGTATTTTAAAAATTCCGATTGGTTTTTATAATTCAATAAAACACTATAATTTTTATGGTTTAGTCACATATGGTTAGACTCAAAGGAGGCAGCTTTTACTTTTCGTGCTCACATGCTTTTTATTCTcctcatttcaattttaaatctatttttcaacttgtactaaaaaaatgaTCGGACATTAGAGAGATGTTAAATAACATATGTATTAATAGACATATGTGTATATCAAATCCAACATAACTCAAATTGTTTAAAGTTATTAAATTTATGTGTCAATCGTTTTTTGTAACACATAATTTTGTTATTGAAACCATAAACTAAATAAAGAGTAGCAATGGcgtttgtaaaaataaaaaagaaataaactcTTGAACTTCAACTCGTGTCGAAAAGGGCATAGTGTTCTAGGAAAAATAAACGTCTacaagtttgtttttttttttttttttatagtatGTGAACGATATCATCGAATctttagttttaaaattgatAAGTGTGAACGGTACGCTAATTGAGTTGTGCTCATTTCACCTATAACTTCATACTAGTCGCATAATAACTTGTTTTCAAAGTTCACAATTGTCGTTTTCCATAATTACTGGTGTTGTAATATGTTTAAAGTTAGAAAAGAATCGTTAATTTACCATTAAATTGTAACATCTCTATTGTAGACTCGTGACTTTCACTATACTAATAGGTGTGTGCGTGTTGTGAACAAGATGTTCTGTTGTTCGGCCTGTGTCGCTATTGTATTTGAGAATTaagttatttttgtttcttttctaaTCCTAGTCTTTTTGAGGAATCATGTTGGTTGTGGTTAATTTTTTTGAATcgatttatttttcaaatatatacataCGTGTAACCATGCCTTTTTAGTTGAAGTTTTGTTATTGTTTGTTTATCTTTACTTTATCTATCATTTGTGTTCAACTAAAAATTacttaaatttattatttacgTGTATAACTGCACCATAGGTGTCATTTTCATCGGAGAATTTGGCATGATTCAAGGTTTACTTTgtgatttttgtttgatatCGACTTTTTAATTGTCACGTGATTTTGGTTGAATATTTTGAGGTCAATCGGATGACAGACTAATTGACAAAAATAAAAGGCTTTCTTATGGTAGTTAGATGCTAATCAAATGACCATTTAAGATCAATAACTAGTACAATAAACTACAAAAATCTGACAAGTATTATATGACAATCAAATGACTTTCATAAAGTACTAAGTAGttacaaaaactaaaagataatAATCAGATGGAAATCTAAAAGCAATTAATAACAATATCACAAACTACAAATTATGTATCAAACAATACCATGACAACACCAAAATACCATCAAATGATAATACCATAATTAACTGCATATCAAATAATAGAGGTTAATAGGATGACAATAAGAAGGCGTGGGTGTTGGATGATGGAATCATCATTTTAGAACATGAAATTATCATAAACAACTAATAACACGTAATATAAAGTAACCTAGTGACAATCATATATCAATATCAAACACTACTGACTATGTTTCAAATATTATAATGTACCACAAGAAAGTTAAAAAGACAATATTCAAAACTACTAGTTAATCGACGAAAAGGTAATTATACGACAATGAGAAGAAAAGTCATATAACTAATTAATAAAAAACACGTAAGGTAATCAAATGATAATCGTATAACAATCACACAGTAATCAATTTAGTTAATCTAATGACAATTAGATAGCAATCAATACcaataaaattgtttttaaaaaaaaggggtattttttactttttattttagttGTGCAAATCAAATTTGTcctttttactatttaaaatttcaagtgacagtaccttttttttttattgaggtGTTTGTAAAAGtagcaaaaaaatttatgataaaaatattaatgttactacattttctaaattgtaaaaACATTACATTTAAAAGTGAATAGtcttataatatatttaattacttgtcatatttgtaatatgcaaaaaagagaTGCTATGAAATACAagcccttttttttttctaaatatttgttgTCAGATGTAATttctcaattttattttatgctAAAGTATGGAAGTGGCCTTGGTATTATATTCAAACGGTTTTATAAAGTTttgtataaaagaataaaaagaaaaagaaagaaaagagaaatatatattttttcaaaagacATAAATAGCTTACGCTGTGTCGTGGGTTTGTGTcaagttttataataattaagaatcCCCTCCAAGATTATTGGAAATTATATCTAAAAACATCTGGCGGTAGCGCCACTTGTTTCTTAGTAAATAACAAGATATACATCTGTCTATATATTTGGAAAGTAAATATAATAAGTTGGATGTGCATAAACAAAACATTTGAGgccaataattaattattaccTTCAAAAAAATTGCTCAAATTATTAGCATTAttgccaatttttttttttcttttaaggaaAGGAGTTTTCGAATGATATTCACAATTTTCGCAAGAAgatatttatgtttaaaaaggcagatataataaattataacaaacatgattcattttattttatttttaaatgtaagttaattttaattttaattttaatttttctagttactaaagtttaaataaaaataacaaacaacagggaaaaaagaaaaaaaagaaaagaaaagaaaagaagaagaagaaaagcatATTTTTGCATCACATCCTATCACATTTCCACGATTTCAGGTTATTATTATTTGCGCTTCTCTAAATTTTCATTCTGTTCTATCGTTGCTTTGCTCCTCAAACCCTCCTTTCGATCCATCTCAGCTTGTTCCAATCCATGCACTTTCAGATTATACTTCTCTAGGGTTTCGTTGAAGCGACTCTGGATCATTGCTTTTTCTGTGGTCTCGGTGGTTTTTGAAGATCCTTGGTAGGGCGGGTCGTCCAGGCGGTTCGATTTCTGGGTTTGCAGATCTGAGTTTTGCTTGGCAATCTTTTCCCCCAATTCAACATGTTTTGGCGCATGGCCGGATTGTCCACAGCGTCTCCTGTGAGTTTTTCTGTTTTATCACCCTCCATCCAATTTTTGCTGTAGCATTTGCTCTACTGTGGATTGTGTACTGCGAATCCTTTCAATTTCATGTCGGAAGAAGAATTTTGTCGAcaacattttagattttataCGCGGTTCGGTGAAGATCATGGGGAGGAAAATGAAGTTTGAGAACGTCGATTTGATTTAATGACTCAACTCACCAAATTCGCAATGCGTGGTCTTCAACCTCTCTATTTTTCTccatttttaatttgattatcgTCCACATGATCCGGTCATACCGTCTCCTGTCAGCTCATATATTTTCATGCTCCCGGTTCTTCGTTGAGATGTGCAGGAGTGGTGTAACTTATTATCGTTATTTTGTtgttatcatttattttttccttgAAACTGATAATCGATGAAGTCAGAGTTAAAACCATTTTGCAAACGTCAAGGTTGATTTGCATATTTCACAATTGATAGGAATGTAATCTGTCATCTTCCCGTCTTCTTTcttcttagttttttttaacgAATGACCACGAAAGAGAACTATAATGCATCTGTAATTCCGTTGGAAACCCTTGGAAGTATCCAGTAAATCTATCCATTGTACCATACTCCACTGTGGGAGGGCGccaaaggaaaaataaaagtcAATCACCTTTTCTTCGCTTCTTTTCACATGATTCAGCAGCTAAGAAAAAGACGGCTGTTTCAGTTACTTAAACTTGATCGTTCAACCTAACAGAATGAAGCTACCACTCAGATGTCAAAAATCCAATTTGGTTACCGTTGAATAGGATTACGAACCAAAAATATATTATCCTTTCAAGGTACCACATTTGAGAAGAATTTATAGACAAAATGTGAGTAACGAGGGGAGTTGAACTTGTTGGCTGGGAGAAAATATTCCAGGCGTTGCTCGTTAGTGCAATGGACAAAGGCTAGGGTAGCGCAATGATCCAATAGATGGCGATTGAACATTGGGGTTTTGTTGATTGGCTGACTCTAATCCTACAGAGTTCTAGCATTGGTACCTTGCTACATGATGCTAGAGACAATATGACAAAATGCTCCATATCAAACACACTAGTTACATATGTATATTTAGAGAGCCTTAAAATATAGCGTAAAAGTACAACAGTGAATAAAAGACTATTATAATCATTTTTACATCAATAGGGACACCCCTTTAGAAGACCAACGTAATCATATGTAGAGAATAGAAGACTAATATAATCATGAGTAGATTTAGAGAGCCCTAAAAGATACCGTAAAAGTAAAATAGAGAACAAAAGACCTATACAATCATATTTACATCAATAAAGACCAATATAATATTCTTTCCTTATTTATTTACATCAATAAAGACCAATATAATCTTCTTTCTTTACTGAGGGTCATCCTCTTTAAAAGAGGTAGTAGGGACGTTAGATTTTGGAGCCCCAATCCTTTGGAAGGGTTTTTTATGCAAGTCTTTCTATCAGTATGTGATTAATCCTTCTCCCGTGTGTCAGTCTTTATGGTGCTTTAGAGGATTAAGATGCCTAGGAAGGTGGGGTTCTTTACCTGGCAAGTTCTCCATGGGTGTGGGAGATCTGCTAATGAGGTTTGAACTATTGTTCATTTGAATACTTCGTCGTTGGTTTCAGAGAATTTAAAATCTAGTCATGCACGAGCACTTTTATATTGAATTCTACTTGTTCTGTGAATAGGAGGATAAAATGGTCCAGCTTTACTTGGGTTTTAATGTAACTGTGCGTTTCTTACTCATTTTTTCATTTGTTGCAGGTGGAGACAATTTTGGATAAGGAAAATTTTACGTTAGATGAGCTTCTAGATGAGGATGAAATAATTCAGGAATGCAAAGCACTTAATAGTCGACTTATTAACTTGTAATATTTCTTCGATTTTGATTTTTcatctttccttttcttctatGTTGCTGGTCCATATTGGCATATCTTTTCGTTTGGTTGGTTGATAGGCTGCTAACACGTGATGAGAAATTAATTGATAGGATCATGTAACTCTGATTGTATTTGGCCTTGATAGTACTTGCTGTACTAGTCACCCTGTTGTGTTGTAATTCCCATCCATTCTACTTATTATTATTTGCTATATTGctagttttttaaatttgtagtACATTGGTTAAGCAAACTGCTTTGCAGCAACTAGGTCATATAATAAGTACCAACCTTGATGGTTGGGCAGATAATAAAAACTAGAATAGATATATGTGAGCTTTACCGAGGAGGTTTTGTTATATTCCATTAATTGATGATTGTGGTGCCTGCTTTCTTGCTTTGCAGCTTGAGAGAAAGAACACAGATTGAACAGCTCATCAGATATATTGTTGAAGAAGCTCCTGAAGAGGCTGAGAAGAAACGAAGTTTTAAGTAATTTTTGCTTCCGCATTCCATACGTCCTTCCTCATGTCTTCTCTCTTTATCATTTTAAATTCTGTTACTCTCACATATTCTTGCCCAGGTTTCCTTTCATCGCTTGTGAAATTTTTACTTGTGAAGTCGATATAATTCTCAAAGCATTGGTGGAGGATGAAGAGGTGGAGAACTTGCTTTCTTTCCCCTATTAAATTACAAACTATAAAGATAGATCAATTACTTATTTGCTGCTGTGGGCATTTGCAGTTGATGAACTTGTTATTTTCCTTCCTAGAACCCAAGCCTTCTCATAGCACACTATTGGCTGGCTACTTCAGCAAGGTATCACTTTCATAATATTTTAGTTCTGAATTATCTTCTCCATATTAGGTTAGTCTTTCACTTGTTTCAACTTTCAACCACTTTCTATTTCTTTCACGGGAAAGATTTTTGGAATATCTGTTTTGTAAACTTACTTCCTTGCCAGGTTGTTATATGCTTATTGTTGCGGAAGACAATTCCATTTATGAAATATGTTCAAGTAAGTTCGTATGCCATTTTCCCTTAAATTTTTtaatctatttttcttttttaagagtATGGCCGATTGAGACATTCTCAATTTCACTTGACTTTCTACATTTTATACATCACTGAAGTACAGTGAGTTTGCCAGGTAAAGTTGTGTTGTATCTGTTTGATATCACATAGTCAATATATAATAGAAGGAAGAAGGGTTCAGTGGGACAATGCTGTCGTTTGCTTAAATTTTCTTAATCTGCAAATGTTTATTGCATTTTTTACCCTCAAGATGTTGGAATTCCATTTTTTATCATTCAGTTCTCTTTATCTTTCTGATAACATTTTGTAATGTTTTTCAATGAAATGACATCAACTCTTGGGTGGTTTCTTTAGAGAAAAATTAATGCAAACATGTTAAAAAAGTGAGGACCACACTTGATCAATTTTCTAGCCCCTCAATGGAACTCTCTAAAAACTTTTCCCGTGTTTGTAAGTTTAAGCTAAATATGTGGTCACTTTATTCTGATGATCCACTTCTCACATGGATTTCCAGGAACATGAAGCAATTGTCAAGAAGCTAGTTGATCTGATAGGAATTACTTCCATCATGGAGGTTGGTTGTTGGTCACCTTTCTTTGTTGCATCTGGTATTTTAACTCTTTCATTATAATAATGGTTTATGCTATTTGCAATGCGGTATCTGAATTAATGTTTTGCTTGTTAGTGGTTACTTCTACTCTAACTTTTTTAGTTTCTTATCTTTAATTACATGGTTGGAGCAACATCTTTGGGTTGGGGCGTTAGTGCTTTTACATCTTTACATCTGTACATTGTGAAGCTCATAGGAACCATTCCTTCTCAACAGGTTTTAATTAGGCTTCTTGGCGCCGATGAACATTTGTATTCAAGCTATACAGAGTCAATGAAGTGGATTGAAGAGACTGATGTGCTGGAGATGATAGTGGACAAGTTCAGTTCTTCAGTAAGTCACTTTCTTGAGGAAGTCATTCCGCCCATAAGAATGTTTACTTGCCTTCTCATTTGGTGGAGACATCTTTTTCTTAGTGAATTCACATAACTTTTCAGCTTTCGCCGCACTTTGCTTTCCTTCCACCAAAGCTAGCCAGTTTTTACTGGGACCTTACTGAAAGGCTAAAAGCTTTTAGGAAAGAATAGCATTCCCAAGATTGTCACATTTTTCCTTTGGAACCTTGCTTTTGGTGGTATCCATACTCCTGATAAGAGTCCATTGGCGAACTGCTCATcctcaaataattaatttaaagggtatattagtaaaataattttttcatcTCCAGAAAAGTTCAAGAAACGATTAAATCTTTTTTACTTCCTTTGGAATGAGAAAGATTTGAAATGAATAAAATTCTATGATAGTTTCTTGTTTTTCaaatcaaattgaaaaaaaagtttataataACTTCTTGATTCTAAATGGACGGTTAGAAATTATGTTTCTCATGCAGAAAGAACTTATTGCAAATTATCTACtataatttgtttgttttgctCTGTTGTCATATATATGCAGCTTATTCAAAATAAAACAAGTTTTTTGTGTTTTGCCTGAACACATGTCAGATTTTGAACAGAAGGAACCTCCCTTTTATTCTGGAGTtctattgttttattttttttacaagaaAAGGCCTTTAGTTATATTCCAACAAAGAAAGATATACATCCTAAAGGGCAGGGTAGATTACCCCCTAGCAAAGCTTCAATGAGCACTTTCCAGTCGTCGTAGGTAAATCTTTAATGTGATCATTCTTTCAGGATTGTTCAGAAGTTCATTCTAATGCAGCAGAAACACTTTGTGCTATTACTCGATTTGCTCCTCCTGGTCTTTTGGCTAAAATTTCCAGTCCAAGGTAATGTTTTCCATTGCTGGAGTTTTAATATACCTGCATTTTGTCATTGTTGACTAATAATGGTTCTCCTTTTCCAATCAGTTTTGTAGGAAGATTGTTTCGCCATGCTTTGGAAGATTCACGACCAACATCTGTTTTAATAAATTCTTTATCAGTGTGCATATCCTTGTTGGATCCTAGGAGGCTAACTGCTGGAACAGCTTATTCGTACAACCGCCAAATGACTCACGGATCTACTGTTTCAGCAACTATGGAAACTGTAGAGGGCATGTTGGAGAGTCTAGGTATCGTATTGGCCATTGGGCCTTGTAAAGTCAATCATTTGTTTACTTATTAAGCCAGTTAATCAAAGGTATTAATGGGCATCGTATGAAATTATTAATCGATCAATTTGATTAACTTGTACTTGCTGGGTCTTCATAGTTGAATAAATTTCATACTTTATGAATTATGATATTTGAAGAATTATTGTTTTCCTGAAAAAATAGATTTCATTCAAGTAATGAAATGTACAACGTAGGTTGAAGACAAAGAATATATAATCTTGCTTGCTTGTGTTATTTGACTTTTCACGGGAGATTTTGAATACTGTAGTGGTCTGTATCTGTTCAGGCAGGTTGCTCAAGCTGCTGGACGTTTCTTCATCAGATAAAATTTTGGTTACTACATACGGAAAGTTACAGCCACCTCTTGGGAAACATCGTCTGAAGGTATCTTTCATTTGGTTTAAGTTAGCATAGATAGGCTACTATAAAATCAGTACTTCAataatttacttttatttttataaatttcattcaattatttcttttatcaattttcATTGATGAAAAGTATTCTCTTTTTACCTATTGGTCAGCATTTTTGTAACTCCTTGATTCTCTGGGTCCCTTTTATATTATGCTCTTCAGTAAAATGTTCTGTTTCTTATTTAGAAATGTTCCCCTGATTGTACCTTGAGATGTTTTTCAGATTGTAGAGTTCATATCGGTCTTACTCACGGTGGGTAGCAAAGCTGCTGAGGAGTTGATTAACCTTGGAGCAATCAAACGTATTTTGGATTTGTTCTTTGAGTAAGTTTCTATATTTCAACTATAACTTGAATGTTGATGAGATCCATAATGACATTTGCTTCTCTGCAATAATAGGTACCCATACAATAACTTTCTGCATCATCATGTAGAAAATATTGTAGTGTCATGTTTAGAGAGCAAGAATTCTTCCCTTGTACTGCATCTTCTTAATGAGTGTAATCTTGTGGGGAAGATACTGAACGCAGAAAAGCATTTCACTTTGCCAGTTGATGCGAACAAGGTAAATGTTCAATTTCTAGTGATGTCTGGTCTTTCAGAAGTTATGTACATTGTCCGATCTATCTGAAAAATTATGATCTTGAGAAAACAAAGAGATTGATGGAAAGCTTGATACAGCCATTGTTTTTAATGTGCAAAATGCTTGGAGAGAGAACACCAAGACAGAAcccaaacaatttttttaaccAAATATCGGTCAGGAAAGCTTTGACTGAACCTGAGATTTAGTTACCATCGGACTGCCCAAGATCTgttattagttttgttttatattggtttcagtttttctttccttttgtttgtttgtttatttatttatttttattttgatcttctttattaatctcttttcattttcttaatgaACAATTCTGgatctttttaaaaagaaaaatagaaagaaagacCAACCAAGATCTGTAAAATGTTCTTACATGAATTGCCAATGACCCACTTTAGGTTAACTGTTACTTTTCTTTAATCGTTGTTTCTGAAAGTGTTTCTGTTTTTCATCTTTCCTACTTGTTCTTCAGCCAACAGTTCCTGCAGAAGGTAGATCACCACCTAGGATAGGAAACATTGGCCACTTAACACATATATCTAACAAACTCGTTCAACTGGCAAACAACAGTAGTGAGATTCAGTCTCATTTGCAGGTcggttcttttttcttttcttttttttttagttctcAGTGACATCGTTACAAGCTTAAATTTTCCCATACTTCTCTTCAACAGGAAAACACTGAATGGAATGACTGGCAAACAAATGTCCTTTTGAAGCGTAATGCATTGGAAAATGTCTACCAGTGGGCGTGTGGGTATGTCTTTTCCTTTGCTATTTTTCACTTCTTTTCATTACAAGTACCAACGGTCAGCACAACACCCAGATTGCAAGTGTCCATCTTATGGCAACCCAACCAAAACAAAATCCACAAAAAGTTTGgggaagattttttttttcctctttaaaaagaaaagataactTTTCAttgagactaatgctcaaagaTACATTAACCTTCGGAAGAATTGAGAAattgagaaaaacaaaagaagaacaaATATAGTGAAATACAAAGAGGAGAAGACAACCAAAAGCAAACACTTCAAACCTAACAAATCGTCTCCAGATTGGAAACCAAAGCTAGAGAGTCCTTGAACTTTAAAGTTAAACCCAACAGAAGTCCAAAGCCAACCAGAGATTGGGGAAGAACATTTTTAGTTTTCCATGATGTTGCACTATATAGGTACTGTGGGCCTTGAATGATTGAAATGATTGTGATATACAATTAATTACTTTCTTCTCGCCTGATATTAACTGAAGTATGCTTTGTATAGATGAACTGTTGGAATTCATGGAGTTGTTTTGGTGTGAGCTGACCACATCAGCTATAATATGTGATCAGTCATTGTTTTAACTGATTTTTTTATTGGTATTTGCCTGAGAAAGATGGATCAGGGACATGGTTCACCTGGTCATCAATCAACACAAGAAGTGGCAGTATGAACTGTTGGAATTCATGGAGTTGTTTTGGTGTGAGCTGACCACATCAGCTATAATATGTGATCAGTCATTGTTTTAACTGATTTTCTTATTGGTATTTGCCTGAGAAAGATGGATCAGGGACATGGTTCACCTGGTCATCAATCAACACAAGAAGTGGCAGTATGATGGTTCAACGCTATTGttattttttacatatttttacTCACATTTTATGCTGGCCAAGTTTTTTTTCATTCGATCATCGTCCAATTTACACTAGTGCACTTGATTTCTTCTATTGTTTGAGTTACTGTTATAATGACATTGGGTTATTTTTTATAGCTTAGCATTGATTTTTCTAGTATATCTTCTTGATTTGAAATTATTGTTTTCTATAGGCGCCCAACAGCACTGCAGGATCGAACTAGGGATAGTGATGATGATGATTACCAAGACAGAGACTATGATGTTGCAGCTCTAGCTAATAACTTGAGCCAAGCCTTTCGATATGGCATTTACAGCAACGATGATATGGACGAGGTACTGAATGATTTTGTATTACTGTTGTCTGTCCCTCTAAAATGATAGTTCCTTGAGCAGGGAACTAACTGATATGGAGAGTAGCAATATATGTGTGTTCTGACTCTTAAAATGCAAGAATTAGGATGTCAGGTTCTTTGCATGTATTATACCTGGTCTGCCACTTtcatttcctttcattttttttcatccgGAGCAATACTGATTGATAACAATGCAAAGAACAcgaagaaataaaatattgtaaGGGAAGTTTGAAGATGATGAACGAATGCTCTGTTTCAGATATTTTACATTTTTCCAGAACAACTGTAgaagtatatgagagaaatATTAGGGAGAAGTTAAATGGTTGCTGTCATGAGGTTCGGTATCCTCTAACGAAAAAGACTTATACTTTTAGTTGAAGCCTACAAACTTCTCGATTGAATGTGCATTATATATTCTTAATAATATCTCTTTTTCACCAATTATTTTCTTACTTTTCAGGCTCAGGGCTCACTCGAACGTGATGATGAGGTGTGATGACTGTAACCTTTACCTTTTGATTTTGGGATGATCTTGTAGGACATTGTCTCTTGAAAGTAGAAGTGTTTTCTGATGTAGAGCTTTTGCAGGATGTTTATTTTGATGATGAATCTGCAGAAGTAGTTATATCCTCTCTGCGTCTAGGTGATGACCAGGAAAGGTAAATCCAGTTTCcttaatgttttttctttttcaacacATGGTCACTGATAATCTAGAACTATCGTGTTACATCCGTGATAATAAGGCGATTTCCACTGTAAGAATATGTTATTTGCACAACAAAACAATGGAGGAGATTAAGTTTGTGAGAAATAGGGAAGAAAAAGTTCATTTTCCTTAAAAAGGAAAGTAACAACAAAATAGTCAATTACAATCTCCTTATTAGTATACGGtgaagttttaaaaaattttatgttTGCGACACATAAATGATAGAAAGATTTCTTTTGCCATTTTTCCAGGAAAATATATGTAATTTGAAGTTGTTCTAACAAACCCTTTGTCATTTATTTTCTCATTCCCAAAAGACTAAGCTCATaataattaaagaagaaaagtcACACGAATAGTGGTGGAGATGGACTAATGAGTGATATATAATAATGTATAATTTCGGGTTTGACCCAACCAAAAACCTATGAACATGAGAACCTATTCGAAATCcgatttttataaaattttgaatcCAATCTAGCCTAAAGTATAATTTAATCCAACTCTTATGGTTTGGTTTGGGTAGGTCGGGTTTCCAAGTTTTTTGAACACCCTATTTGGTATATTATTAGTTGAGGGTGGTCAATACAATAGAGCTTTTTTTCCCAGAAGATTCCCCCTTTTCTCaccataaattaattaaattgctTTTCCCTTTCTTACAGCGGCTCTCTCTTTACAAATTCAAATTGGTTTGCTTTTGAGAATGATTTAATTGCAAATGATCGTACAACTGGCTTGCTTGCTTCTCCCTCTCCTGATATTAAGGAGACTGGAATCGTCAATGATGGTGGTGATGATGTTATTGTTGGTGAAGAAGATGATTTGGATGACACTGCAACATCCTCCCCAGGATCACAAGGGACATCAGAAAACTCGCGCAGTGTAACAAACAATTCAAAAGAAATAGTGGCCAATGAGACTGATAAGCCGCCTGAGTGGGTCGAATGGAGGGAAACCTCAAATGATG contains:
- the LOC103484319 gene encoding uncharacterized protein LOC103484319; this encodes MFWRMAGLSTASPVETILDKENFTLDELLDEDEIIQECKALNSRLINFLRERTQIEQLIRYIVEEAPEEAEKKRSFKFPFIACEIFTCEVDIILKALVEDEELMNLLFSFLEPKPSHSTLLAGYFSKVVICLLLRKTIPFMKYVQEHEAIVKKLVDLIGITSIMEVLIRLLGADEHLYSSYTESMKWIEETDVLEMIVDKFSSSDCSEVHSNAAETLCAITRFAPPGLLAKISSPSFVGRLFRHALEDSRPTSVLINSLSVCISLLDPRRLTAGTAYSYNRQMTHGSTVSATMETVEGMLESLGRLLKLLDVSSSDKILVTTYGKLQPPLGKHRLKIVEFISVLLTVGSKAAEELINLGAIKRILDLFFEYPYNNFLHHHVENIVVSCLESKNSSLVLHLLNECNLVGKILNAEKHFTLPVDANKPTVPAEGRSPPRIGNIGHLTHISNKLVQLANNSSEIQSHLQENTEWNDWQTNVLLKRNALENVYQWACGRPTALQDRTRDSDDDDYQDRDYDVAALANNLSQAFRYGIYSNDDMDEAQGSLERDDEDVYFDDESAEVVISSLRLGDDQESGSLFTNSNWFAFENDLIANDRTTGLLASPSPDIKETGIVNDGGDDVIVGEEDDLDDTATSSPGSQGTSENSRSVTNNSKEIVANETDKPPEWVEWRETSNDEGSSLTLPNGEAAVVSEVPEPQATEPSPSTEIDKEAAVGQVSTPTNDHDKLDSPDPSKSGEKIDIKSKSTISEETVNDAETNDVTMDNNSPKEAGK